The DNA region TTACCAAGGCATGTTCTCGGCTATTACCATCGCCCTGGCCACCGGAGCCGTAGCAGAGCGCGGGAGGATGCTTCCATGTGTTATCTTCATGTTTTTATGGCTCACTGTTGTGTATGATGCCGTTGCTTGCTGGACTTGGAATCCATCGGGCTGGTCCAACAAAATGGGTGGGTTGGACTTTGCAGGTGGGACACCGGTTCATATTGCCTCTGGAGCGGCCGCTTTGGCGTATAGTATGATGCttggaaagaggaggggtcATGGCACCCACGAGTTGAACTACCGGCCGCACAATGTGACGCATATTGTCATTGGAACAGTTTTCctgtgggttgggtggtttggtttCAATGCTGGGTCTGCGCTGGCCGCGAACATGAGGGCTATTATGGCGGCCGTGGTGACCAACTTGAGCGCTTGTGTGGGTGGGATTACGTGGTGTGTGTTGGATTACaggctggagaggaagtggTCGACGGTTGGATTTTGCTCgggggttgtggctgggttggtggctATTACGCCTGGTTCTGGTAGGTCCCCTTTACCCACCTCACCTTTTTGTGAAGTTGTGGctaacaacatcaacaggtTACGTCCCAGTCTGGGCTGCCGTACCATGCGGCATCATGGGCGCCTCTTTTGCCAACTACGCCACCAAGCTCAAGTTCCTTCTCCGCATTGACGACGCTCTCGATATCTTTGCTGTTCACGGCATCGGTGGTCTCGTCGGCAACATTTGCACCGCTTTCTTCGctaccaacaccatcacccgccTCGACGGTGTCTCCTCTATCAAGGGTGGCTGGCTCGATCACAATTGGATCCAGCTCCCTATTCAGCTTGCCGACTCTTTTGCCGGCGGTGCCTATTCTTTCGTTTTGACCTGTGCTATCCTCTTCATTCTTAACCTCATCCCTGGGCTCCATCTCCGCGCAAGTGAAGAGAGCGAGATCCTCGGTATTGATGACGCCGAAATCGGCGAGTTTGCCTACGACTATGTTGAGCTGACCAGAGAAGTCCTCAATGACGTCGAGGGTGACAACATGAGCTCTTACAGCGCTGAGCAGCCTATtcaccaagggcaaggacgATATGGTGTTGCTATCTCGAGCGGGATGCCGAGGGAGAAGATTGTGAACATGAGCATGCCGTTGACGAACCACAGGATGTATGGACAAGGGTCGGCTGATCATGCTCAATAGTTGTGGGTTGACGGTTGAGGACTTTTTGGATATCAATCCTTGACGGGGAGAGGAGCACTTGTTTTGTTGTGCGATCTAGACCGGTTTCTTTCTGGTGTCTTCTATATCTTCTATgttacacacacacacacacacacacacacacatatatatatatatatatatatatatatatacctCGGTAGGGAAGCAGGAGTTTGGGCATCTCACTGGTTGGAATTTTGGGAAAACAAAGCGATGGATGTTTTTGATGTATAGGGAGATGGATCATGATGGATTGATGGAACTCATGTGTATTATTTAGCAGAGTTGAGGATCAAAGGCAATAAAGAACATAGCATAATTATCTTCATCTTGATATTGCATTTCGGAATCTATTCCGTCTCTAGGTACCTTTCTTCCTTGAGCCCCTGTGTCAGAATGAGGGCCCGCCAACCACCCGGAAGCATGCCACCTCCCTTCTGTTGCCAGGAACGCGAGGAAGCTCTTTCCGCCTCATCGCACAAGCAGCTCTCACCTGCTAGCTGAGAACACCCGGGGTCCCTTGTGGCAGAGGCCAACCCCAGGTGAACTTTCGCCGACGAACAGCTGACCTGCCTGCCTGAGCAGCTTGCTCGCCATACCCCGGGGTTCCTCATGACAGAGACCAACCCCAGGTAAGATCTTGCCAGTTGACAATCAACGATAAACGAGGAAAAATACGAATGAAAATGGAAGGTGAATGTACCAAGTTGTCAGAGTCGAAACGATGAAAATAAAAGGCAagtgggtgatggatggtTAGGGGTTTATATAGGTACGCAGCAGCAGACAGCCGAAGAAAGTCTTTGTCCCACCCAAGTGTGGACgtcagcaaaaaaaaaaaaaaatgactGCTGTCTCCGGCGGCtctctccacccccccccttcctctccacttCCCTGATCAAAACTGGCCGGTCATATATGTAGCACAGTTTCAACCCATTGCTGTGAGCTGTCTTGCcagtcatcatccaccatcaaACCGGTCACCAGTCTCAATCTCAATCCCCAATCCAACCCAACACAAACACAATTTCACACACAACTCCAAAAATAATACAACCAAATTCAATTCctatcctccaccccccccccttttagctaacccccttttctccccacacatccacccccctacAAAGAGTACACATACAACATAACACCAACTGAATTTGTACATAgtctcctctcccctcccccccttctcattTTGCCCAATCCCAttccacccatccacccaacaacaactaaCCCAAATGGTAATACAGTATACACTATGTTATTtaacccccttcttccctcctATAATAACCAAATCCAATCCACTCTACCCCAATAAAAATGGCACCGAGAATcgaacaacaaccctccccaaaagGAGCAAGTATACAAGAACAAtaaaccccaaaacccccttgCAAAAAAAACCCAGGGTATGTCCATCAAGAATGccagaaacagaaaaagaaaaaaaattgGCTTCAATAATAATCCAAAAGACAACCTCCTGTCCCCTTACCTATGCTTTCAAAGCAGAAAAGGGACATGCTCCAAAAAAGCGTGGTGTTGCGCCGTTTTCCAATTGCAAAAATCCCTGCAATGGCAAATGCATTCATCCAAACATGgcttccaaaaaaaaacaccaacaaaaaaaccaTAACACAATCCAAcatgttgtgtgtgtgtgtgtgtgtatgtcCTCGTTCAAACCATTAGGGCGTGGTCAGGGGGCTCACCTCACCTCGGTAGACAACCCCCTAAACCTCTCCTCAaaaaccctcatcctctcctcttcaatCACCctctgcagcctcctcgtctccctcaccgcctcctccctctgctcctgCAGGTTCATCACCTCAATCTGCGCAATGttcatcctccccacaacCTCTTGCATCTCGGCATCCGCCGCAGCAAGGGCACCCTCCAGCTCGGCCACGCGCCCCTTGAGCACCTCAACCTGCTGCGTCATGGTGCCGTCGCTGCCATCCAGCGAGTTGGCAGACCGCCTGATGTCTGGCCGGGCGGTGCCATAAGGCGAGAGAAGAGGCGTCGACATGCGGGGTGacttgaggttgttgggcgAGGACACGCTGCGGAGGCTAAACATGGGCGACAGCGGCGACTTGGAGGGAAAGTGTCGTGGGCTGCGGAGAATGCCAGCATTGTCGCGAATGcgctggagctggtggctGTGGGCGTCCTTGAGCATGGCCAGCTCTTCCTCGTGGCGGGCCACCCGCTCTTCAGCGCCCGTCTGGGCGTGGACGACCTGCTCCTCGAGCGCACGAAGGCGGCTTTGCATGCCGGCAATGCGCTCGGTGCTCAGTCTCTGCTCAGCCTCACCACGGgcaatggtggtggccaAACGGGAGCGCAGAGCAGCATTGACATCAAGCTGGGAGCGCACCTGCAGggcaagctcctccacccgACGGGCAGACTCTTGCAGCTGATCAGCAAGATCCTGCTCCACGGCAAACTGCTGCCTTTCCGAGGCTTGCATATTCTCGAGCCGAGTCTTGAAAGAGCTCGCCTCCGAGCGGGCATCCTCACGCTCCAACACGGCCGTCGAAAGCGACTGCTCCAGCCTCTGAATAGCAAGCTGCATCCTTTCATCCGAGCCGGCCGactcctccagctgcttgATTCTCTCCAACGCCTCGGCATACGCATCTTGCAGGTCCTTATACGCCTTTTCAAGAGAAGCCGACGTGACAGGCGCGACTCGCTCCTCGTGGCTGCCGCTGGCACGGAGCAGAGATTCCGGAACCAAGATGTCATTCTCCTTCAGCAAGATCCGAAGCGTGGCGATTTCCTCTTCGGCGCGGTCGAGATCCATCTTGAGCCCACccagccccttttccacctgCCACTTTTGCTCGATAGCCTCTTCTGCCCGGCGACGCAGCACATTAATCTCCTCGCGAAGGTTCGAGACGTCTCTTTCATAGCCAGCCTTCTTGGGGGAAGCCGTGAGCAACCGGTCCCGTTCCATTTCCAGCTGGCGAATCCGTTTGGCGTTCTCGCGGTTCTGGAGCTCCTGTCTTTCAAGCAAGCTCCTGAGCGCACTGTGCAGCGCATCACGCTGAGCCTCGACGTCCTTCAACCTGTCGGCAAGGACCTCTCTTGGCTCGGTAGACGCAGGACCAGGTCGCGTGCTGTTGGACCGGGAGAGAGACATGGGGCggttcttgttcttgagaGACCCGGCAGTGACCGATGCCGACCTTGACAGGGCCATAGACATGCGAGTGCCGGTCTGCTTGAGCTCGGCATTTTGGGACCGCAGagcctcgagctcctgcTGCATTTTGGAGGTTTCCGAGTTGAGTGACCGGAGAGCCTCAATCTCCCGCCGCATCTGAGAAGCATCGGCAGTTTGCGACCTGAGAATCTCAATCTCCTGCTGCAGTCTGGAAGTGTCGGCATCCCGTGACCGAAGGGACTCAATCTCTTGCTGCATCTTGGACGTGTCGTAGGCAAGTCTGGCGTTTTcggcagcctcggcctccaacccctcgaCACGCATGCGCAACTGAGGAACGATTTCATCGCGTAGGTTGTCCCGCTCGTTTGACGCCGTTTGAAGCTCGCTCTTGAGCGCCGCAAGCAGGTCC from Podospora pseudoanserina strain CBS 124.78 chromosome 1, whole genome shotgun sequence includes:
- the AMT1_1 gene encoding ammonium transporter Amt1 (COG:P; EggNog:ENOG503NVB7), translating into MAANTNNQELSNLPYIPLEPFTGTDPAGGDALVEDLNVWYQAGDISFMIMSTAFVLLMIPGVGFFYSGLARRKSALSLIWLSVMAAAVSTFQWFFWGYSLTFSHSAGPFIGDLSNFGFRNVLAHPSVASSRIPDLLFAVYQGMFSAITIALATGAVAERGRMLPCVIFMFLWLTVVYDAVACWTWNPSGWSNKMGGLDFAGGTPVHIASGAAALAYSMMLGKRRGHGTHELNYRPHNVTHIVIGTVFLWVGWFGFNAGSALAANMRAIMAAVVTNLSACVGGITWCVLDYRLERKWSTVGFCSGVVAGLVAITPGSGYVPVWAAVPCGIMGASFANYATKLKFLLRIDDALDIFAVHGIGGLVGNICTAFFATNTITRLDGVSSIKGGWLDHNWIQLPIQLADSFAGGAYSFVLTCAILFILNLIPGLHLRASEESEILGIDDAEIGEFAYDYVELTREVLNDVEGDNMSSYSAEQPIHQGQGRYGVAISSGMPREKIVNMSMPLTNHRMYGQGSADHAQ
- a CDS encoding hypothetical protein (EggNog:ENOG503NW2H; COG:S); protein product: MYTTMAAPNAHRFSFEEGGHTPTTFSHPPPQSPEPERHEHRRLSDTSSASSRVQSPRSAISPPGPSETSDQQLPKQPLPSPRGGRSLSLAQIAGPIKRKPLSLTASPLATRYSSPRLPELYEDLQRPEQRFARSVSLDSPTLYEFPGQSNLLASSSLRVVERAPSLDSSRHLSSPAAQEDGAEEDVQLRNIVERNPAASQTPHAHEPNGRLSARTVSVASQESDYDRFEYTHLYSPGPEQEAEGKPATHVNTNTKTMSFISRKQPPPHLDLGSPIESVPESPVRTARDSNLNKPLPKSPASSKLGAFFGWAASPSRSSVTEFSDDRALSPASQNPVTVVTESEPYDVPLSPKSPSAYSNDDLHSPAIQYCESYLQTPADSTTSLVQIEEMEDELKAIGAELAASIRREMDLEDLVDRMQEQVNSAQVPGRRTSDYFSDSGYSSARFSEYDHAKEEVSQVQRRAEQERAQLRLELTTKLQEERTMRRLLDQQIQELQQKASEVDVAQLGNTEASDRVKELEATCEDLTRRLAEEKESKSNFEDLLAALKSELQTASNERDNLRDEIVPQLRMRVEGLEAEAAENARLAYDTSKMQQEIESLRSRDADTSRLQQEIEILRSQTADASQMRREIEALRSLNSETSKMQQELEALRSQNAELKQTGTRMSMALSRSASVTAGSLKNKNRPMSLSRSNSTRPGPASTEPREVLADRLKDVEAQRDALHSALRSLLERQELQNRENAKRIRQLEMERDRLLTASPKKAGYERDVSNLREEINVLRRRAEEAIEQKWQVEKGLGGLKMDLDRAEEEIATLRILLKENDILVPESLLRASGSHEERVAPVTSASLEKAYKDLQDAYAEALERIKQLEESAGSDERMQLAIQRLEQSLSTAVLEREDARSEASSFKTRLENMQASERQQFAVEQDLADQLQESARRVEELALQVRSQLDVNAALRSRLATTIARGEAEQRLSTERIAGMQSRLRALEEQVVHAQTGAEERVARHEEELAMLKDAHSHQLQRIRDNAGILRSPRHFPSKSPLSPMFSLRSVSSPNNLKSPRMSTPLLSPYGTARPDIRRSANSLDGSDGTMTQQVEVLKGRVAELEGALAAADAEMQEVVGRMNIAQIEVMNLQEQREEAVRETRRLQRVIEEERMRVFEERFRGLSTEVR